The following proteins are encoded in a genomic region of Maylandia zebra isolate NMK-2024a linkage group LG1, Mzebra_GT3a, whole genome shotgun sequence:
- the tcf25 gene encoding ribosome quality control complex subunit TCF25, which yields MAVTHGEAQKHFDEEEKEPNGIRPQFISLLCLSASKTTVLVVNIQVYVPHEYQRMSTRALRRLKGKQRGQEALDLGDLTLGDTPEEQAEAEEEQLDTANVSPSNKKSDGRKAKKSKAQKNFSNIYELIGSTDIEGEKISADEEAEKPNRNKTSDPAKNDNRDTDKLDQKHEEESAKPPGDRVKKKKKKKKTKVTSEDGQEAAADDNIDLLLENLEQSNGLNLQNDDSGVSDRRPVLHVEHRNLNSETELKRYFGARAVLGDQRPRQRNRQFHRSTWMTSPKDSWPRFSRPGISMTLLETKDGVHYFTFEHSREYQQVQFKFLDAVESMDPNNIVALLQLNPYHIDSLLQLSDVCRIQEDQEMARDLIERALYSFECAFHPLFSLTSGTSRLDYLRPENRAFYLALYKHMMFLEKRGCPRTALEYCKLILSLDPDSDPLCMLLLIDFLALRSREYQSVLQLYQDWEEHRNLSQLPNFAFSTALCHFHLSQQENMDPEESHKQRHKADQLLQIALIMFPAVLMPLLDLCTVQPDAAVTSHSFFGPNSQIRQLPALAELTGLYVGRTCTLWREAAVMLWLEEMVKEVLRRVDAKDPVVEDCQNKRKQRYQSAPRNIHRHVLLSEIKEATSTLPLEVTTQPVMGFDPLPPLDSVISYTRPERPRVGASNESTLSLFFRSLLPNFNIQDPPRQEDDMEVARAGQELNQEVNRLMVAMRDMLANIRFQEPPREDNPYRDDDEWD from the exons ATGGCAGTAACACACGGAGAAGCGCAGAAACATTTCgatgaagaagaaaaggaacCCAATGGAATTCGTCCTCAGTTTATTAGTCTGCTGTGTCTGTCTGCTAGCAAAACAACAGTTTTAGTCGTTAATATTCAAGTGTATGTACCTCATGAGTATCAGAGAATGTCTACCCGGGCTCTTCGAAGGCTTAAAGGGAAACAGCGAGGCCAGGAGGCGTTAGACTTGGGGGATCTAACTTTGGGTGACACCCCGGAGGAGCAGGCTGAGGCTGAAGAGGAGCAGTTGGACACGGCTAACGTTTCTCCTTCCAACAAGAAAAGTGACGGCCGAAAGGCAAAGAAAAGCAAGGCTCAGAAAAATTTCAGCAACATTTACGAGTTG ATCGGTAGTACAGACATCGAAGGAGAAAAAATTTCAGCTGATGAAGAGGcagagaaaccaaacagaaacaaaacaagcgACCCAGCAAAGAATGACAATAGAGACACCGATAAACTGGATCAAAAGCACGAGGAAGAGTCAGCCAag CCCCCTGGAGACAgagttaaaaagaagaagaagaagaaaaagacaaaagtgaCATCAGAAGATGGACAG gaggctgcagcagatgaTAACATTGATTTATTGCTGGAAAACTTGGAGCAGTCTAACGGTCTGAATTTGCAAAATGACGATTCTGGAGTGTCAGACAGAAGACCTGTGCTACATGTGGAGCACAG GAATCTCAACTCTGAGACGGAGCTGAAGAGATATTTTGGGGCTCGAGCTGTTCTAGGGGATCAAAG GCCTcgacagagaaacagacagtTTCACCGTAGCACTTGGATGACCAGTCCAAAGGACAGCTGGCCTCGCTTCAGCCGCCCAG GAATCTCAATGACCTTACTGGAGACAAAGGACGGCGTTCATTACTTCACGTTTGAGCACAGTCGGGAATACCAACAAGTGCAGTTCAAGTTCCTGGATGCCGTGGAGTCCATGGACCCCAACAACATTGTG GCCCTGCTTCAGCTTAACCCCTACCACATCGATTCCTTGCTGCAACTTTCTGATGTCTGTCGCATACAAGAAGACCAGGAGATGGCTAGGGACCTTATTG agCGAGCTTTGTATAGCTTTGAGTGTGCTTTTCATCCTTTATTCAGTCTGACGTCGGGCACCAGCAGACTGGATTATCTGAGACCAGAAAACAG AGCATTTTATCTGGCTCTGTATAAGCACATGATGTTCCTGGAGAAGAGAGGATGCCCAAGGACAGCTTTGGAGTACTGCAAACTTATCCTGAG TTTGGACCCGGACTCTGACCCTCTTTGCATGCTGCTGCTCATTGATTTCTTGGCACTTCGATCCAGAGAGTACCAATCCGTCCTTCAGTTATATCAGGACTGGGAG gAGCACAGAAATCTGTCTCAGCTGCCAAACTTTGCATTCTCCACTGCCCTTTGTCATTTTCATCTAAGTCAGCAGGAAAATATGGACCCTGAAGAAAGTCACAAACAAAGGCACAAAGCCgaccagctgctgcagattgCCCTCATCATGTTCCCTGCAG TCTTGATGCCTTTACTGGATCTGTGTACTGTGCAGCCAGATGCCGCAGTCACCTCCCATAGCTTCTTTGGTCCAAATAGTCAGATAAG GCAGCTGCCAGCTCTGGCTGAACTGACAGGTCTGTATGTGGGGAGAACTTGCACTCTGTGGAGGGAGGCTGCAGTAATGCTTTGGCTGGAAGAGATGGTGAAAGAAGTGCTGCGACGAGTTGATGCCAAAGACCCTGTAGTGGAGGACTGCCAAAACaa GAGAAAGCAGAGGTACCAAAGTGCACCAAGGAACATCCATCGCCATGTCCTACTCTCTGAGATCAAAGAAGCCACCTCAACTCTGCCTCTG GAGGTGACCACTCAGCCTGTGATGGGGTTTGATCCTTTGCCTCCACTCGACTCAGTGATATCATATACACGACCAGAAAG GCCGCGTGTTGGTGCATCCAATGAGAGTACACTCTCACTGTTTTTCCGGTCATTGCTGCCAAACTTTAACATTCAG